The Alkalihalophilus pseudofirmus nucleotide sequence ACAGCTAGAGCTTCCTTCTTTAAACGGTAGCCCTTACAGCTAGGACAATGCTTATGCGTCATATACGTTTCCATTTGATCACGGATATAATCAGAGCTTGTCTCATGATAGCGGCGTGAAATATTGTTCGCTACCCCTTCAAAAACAATCTCATTTTCTCTCACTTGTCCGAATTCATTTTCATATCGGAAGAAGATCTTCTCTCGTCCGCTTCCATGGAGCACTTTATCAAATAAAGCTTCAGGTATTTGTTCCACCGGCTGATCGAGATCAATCCCGTAGTGATCAGCAGCTGCCGCTAAGAGCTGCGGATAATACTGTGAACTCGTCGGCTCCCAGGCTGCGATTGCATGCTCACGAAGTGTTTTTGATCTGTCAGGAACCACAAGCTCTAAGTCCACTTCAAGCTTTGAACCAAGTCCATCACATGTTGGACACGCGCCGTATGGACTGTTAAACGAGAACATCCGCGGCTCAAGTTCTGAGATCGAAAAGCCGCACTCAGGGCATGCATGATGCTGGCTGAAGAGCAGCTCTTCTTCACCAATTACATCAACAAGTACACGTCCGTCTGCTAATTGCAGCGCCGTTTCAAGTGAGTCAGCTAAACGAGTATGAATGCCCTCTTTGATCACAATTCGGTCAATAACGACTTCAATGCTGTGCTTTTTATTCTTTTCCAGCTCAATTTCCTCGGCTGCTTCACGCATCTCTCCGTTAACACGCACACGGACAAAGCCTTGCTTCTTAATGTCTTCAAGCACCTTCACATGCGTTCCTTTCCGCCCTGATACGAGCGGTGCTAGAATTTGCATTTTCGTCCGCTCTGGATATTCAATAAGGCGGTCCACCATTTGCTGAATCGTCTGCGAAGAGATTTCAATCCCGTGCTTGGGACAAACTGGTTTTCCGATACGTGCATATAAAAGCCGCAGATAATCATGGATTTCTGTTACTGTACCGACAGTAGATCTTGGATTGCGGCTTGTTGTTTTCTGATCAATTGAGATAGCTGGTGAAAGGCCTTCAATTGCATCAACATCAGGTTTATCCATCTGCCCTAAAAATTGACGAGCATAGGCAGAAAGGGATTCAACATATCTTCTTTGCCCTTCTGCATAAATCGTATCAAAGGCAAGTGAAGATTTACCTGAGCCTGATAAGCCTGTTAATACGACAAGCTTGTCGCGCGGAATCGTCACGTCAATATTTTTTAAGTTATGTGAGCGAGCTCCTTTTACGACGATTTCTTCTAATGCCATCCTGTTCACCCTTCCGCTTTTAGCTCTAATAATAAATCACGAAGCTCTGCAGCACGCTCAAAATTTAATTCGCGGGCAGCATCCTTCATTTCTTTTTCCATTCGTTCGATCATCGCTTCTTTATCTTTCTTGCTTAACTTCGTCTTCGGTGCGGCTGTTGTTTCGCCGTCTTCATCCGATACAATTGTTGCCTGGATCACCTCTGGAATTTTCTTTTGAATCGTTTTAGGGGTGATGCCATGCTTTTCATTATATTCTTCTTGAATGCTGCGGCGTCTTGCCGTTTCATCAATGGCGATCTGCATCGATTTAGTCATCTTATCTGCATACATAATGACATGACCATTAGAGTTACGAGCAGCACGTCCTATCGTTTGAATCAATGAACGTTCTGCACGCAAGAACCCTTCCTTATCAGCATCGAGTATCGCAACAAGAGACACCTCAGGAATATCAAGCCCTTCACGCAGCAAGTTAATGCCGACTAACACATCAAACGTTCCCATCCGCAGCTGACGAATAATTTCGATTCGTTCAAGCGTCTTAATCTCTGAGTGGAGATAACGTACTTTAATGCCGATCTCTTTTAAGTAATCCGTTAAATCCTCAGACATTTTTTTCGTCAGTGTCGTGACAAGCACTCGTTCATTTTTCTCAACTCTAGCATTAATTTCGCCGATCATATCATCAATCTGGCCTTCGATCGGGCGCACGTCAATGGTTGGGTCGAGTAAGCCTGTCGGACGAATAATCTGCTCAACCATTTCCGGCGTGTGTTCAAGTTCATACGGACCTGGTGTCGCTGAAACGTAGACGCTTTGGGAAACCTTCTTTTCAAACTCATCGAATTTTAAAGGCCGGTTATCGAGCGCTGAAGGCAGACGGAATCCGTGATTAACGAGTACTTCTTTTCTAGCCCTGTCTCCGTTATACATTCCCCGAACTTGCGGAAGTGTAACATGAGACTCATCGACAATCAGTAAAAAGTCTTCAGGAAAGAAGTCAATCAGCGTGTAAGGGGTAGCCCCTGCTTCGCGCAATGTTAAGTGACGTGAGTAGTTCTCAATTCCTGAACAAAAACCCATTTCAGCCATCATCTCTAAATCGTAGCGCGTTCGCTGTTCAAGACGCTGCGCTTCTAGAAGCTTCCCTTCCTCATGCATTTTCTTCAGCTGTTCTTCAAGTTCTATTTCGATATTAGCAATCGCTTTTTTAAGCTTTGCTTCACGGGTAACGAAGTGGGATGCCGGGAAAATGGCTACATGATTTCGCTCGCCTTTGATTTCACCTGTCAGCGCATCTACTTCTGTCATCCGGTCTATTTCATCACCAAAAAACTCCACACGAATACATTGTTCATCACGAGATGCCGGAAAAATTTCTACGACATCGCCGCGAACTCGGAACGTACCACGCGTGAAATTGACATCATTTCGGTCATATTGAATGTCTACTAAATTACGCAATAAAGCATTACGGTCCAGCTCCATTCCAGTTCTAAGAGACACGACTAAGTCGCGGTACTCCTCAGGCGAACCTAAGCCGTAAATACAAGAGACACTGGCAATAATGATGACGTCTTTCCTCTCAAAAAGCGCACTTGTAGCCGAGTGTCTAAGTTTATCTATTTCTTCATTTATACTTGCATCTTTTTCAATATACGTATCAGAACTAGGGACGTAAGCTTCTGGCTGGTAATAATCATAATAGCTGACAAAATACTCTACAGCATTGTTTGGGAAGAACTCTTTAAACTCACTATAAAGCTGGCCTGCAAGAGTTTTATTATGGGCGATAATTAATGTGGGCTTGTTTACTTCTTGTATAACATTAGACATCGTAAATGTCTTACCTGTACCTGTTGCACCAAGCAAAGTCTGATGCTTTCTTCCTTCTTTTATCCCTGCTACAATCTCTTTAATCGCAGCGGGTTGATCGCCATCTGGTTGATAAGGCGAGTTAAGTTCAAATGTCTGATCCACCAAAAAACCTCCTCACGAACCTATGATCTCTTAGCAATAGTATATCACAACCAGCTAGGTTAAAAGCAAATAATAAGAACGTACGTCCCCATTTATTTTCCTTAAATTTGAAACTGTGTAGTATTTAAATAAAGAAAGAGAGCCGATTTCTCGACTCTCTGCTACATACCTGGACGTTTGATTAATACTTTTTTAGCGATAAGAACTCCTGCTGCAAATGATGGGATGGCGATCAGCAAAAGCCACCAAGGTTTATCATACACACTGATGACAGACAGAATGACCATCCATGTGACAATACTTGCTCCGACCAAACTAAAGGTTACTCTTGTGGTGATGACCATTAGCAAGAACGGGGCGAACAGTGCTAATAATATTTCTGACATGCTCTATACGATTTCTCCTTTACTTTATCTCAAGCTTAAACCACCGAATCTTGCAATTGATAGTCTTGCTTTACTAATAATACGCCTAGCTGATGATGTTCTCCGTCATAAAGGGCCCCTTGGGTAAATCGAACTTCCCCGGAATGATCAAGCACATCTATTTTACAGAAGGCAGCAGCATTAAGCTGAAGCGCCTCATAGAAACTGTTCTCATCATGGACGGTTTGACCATTCACTTTAACTATTGTCTCTCCTACTTGCAGTTTCATTTTGGTTGCAGGACTATTTGGGATCACCCCTAAAATGACGCAGCCTTTATCCCTTGAGCCGTAAAATGATGGACCTGCCTCATCACGAGCCTTGGCAAGCATCCATAATACTTCCCGTAAAATGATCGCAAGGGAAGCAGCCAGTACTGCTACAAACGGATACCAATAACTCGCTGCTGCAAGAATGCCTAAAAACACCCCAAGCCCTGCCACTCGCATGCCCATCATCTTAATAGGCTCTTTCGGAAGAGCGGAACGAACACGCTGGCCAAACCCTACTAGGACAGGGAACAGGATCGGCTGAAAGCTTGTCTCACCTAAAGAGAATACCGGCCAATACTCAAAGCCAGGAATGATTCCTGTCGGTACAAAGAAGAAGACCGGAACAATCCATAATCGTTTAGCCTCTTGAAATCCTACCCATTTACCGCGTTTACTTCGTTCAACACCAGGCGATGTATACACATCTCCATTACGGTAAATAAGGAGTCCTTCCCCAATTGCTAACAGAGCAAGAATAACAGCTATATAATGCAGCGGGAAGC carries:
- the uvrB gene encoding excinuclease ABC subunit UvrB; translation: MDQTFELNSPYQPDGDQPAAIKEIVAGIKEGRKHQTLLGATGTGKTFTMSNVIQEVNKPTLIIAHNKTLAGQLYSEFKEFFPNNAVEYFVSYYDYYQPEAYVPSSDTYIEKDASINEEIDKLRHSATSALFERKDVIIIASVSCIYGLGSPEEYRDLVVSLRTGMELDRNALLRNLVDIQYDRNDVNFTRGTFRVRGDVVEIFPASRDEQCIRVEFFGDEIDRMTEVDALTGEIKGERNHVAIFPASHFVTREAKLKKAIANIEIELEEQLKKMHEEGKLLEAQRLEQRTRYDLEMMAEMGFCSGIENYSRHLTLREAGATPYTLIDFFPEDFLLIVDESHVTLPQVRGMYNGDRARKEVLVNHGFRLPSALDNRPLKFDEFEKKVSQSVYVSATPGPYELEHTPEMVEQIIRPTGLLDPTIDVRPIEGQIDDMIGEINARVEKNERVLVTTLTKKMSEDLTDYLKEIGIKVRYLHSEIKTLERIEIIRQLRMGTFDVLVGINLLREGLDIPEVSLVAILDADKEGFLRAERSLIQTIGRAARNSNGHVIMYADKMTKSMQIAIDETARRRSIQEEYNEKHGITPKTIQKKIPEVIQATIVSDEDGETTAAPKTKLSKKDKEAMIERMEKEMKDAARELNFERAAELRDLLLELKAEG
- a CDS encoding PDZ domain-containing protein; this encodes MMIDILKSLGLTIGSFFANPILYIGLFVIFLIAHRRVQKERVAFHTRVTDKIADFVIPFLPALLIGLLISAATLGIGIVITMEVVFVMIAASIVMVLTTSVRWMSPSYIIGLTLLAVAFAPVFTEVSMLQNIAAFLSGFPLHYIAVILALLAIGEGLLIYRNGDVYTSPGVERSKRGKWVGFQEAKRLWIVPVFFFVPTGIIPGFEYWPVFSLGETSFQPILFPVLVGFGQRVRSALPKEPIKMMGMRVAGLGVFLGILAAASYWYPFVAVLAASLAIILREVLWMLAKARDEAGPSFYGSRDKGCVILGVIPNSPATKMKLQVGETIVKVNGQTVHDENSFYEALQLNAAAFCKIDVLDHSGEVRFTQGALYDGEHHQLGVLLVKQDYQLQDSVV
- a CDS encoding DUF2198 family protein; its protein translation is MSEILLALFAPFLLMVITTRVTFSLVGASIVTWMVILSVISVYDKPWWLLLIAIPSFAAGVLIAKKVLIKRPGM